From one Perca flavescens isolate YP-PL-M2 chromosome 4, PFLA_1.0, whole genome shotgun sequence genomic stretch:
- the gxylt2 gene encoding glucoside xylosyltransferase 2 translates to MRIHCKVVVIAVCFGVFLLLYFLGGNAADDPLLNEVVEEGSNSSRSPPELGRDVAAKLAKKSSARVGGRAEEPLRRRKEGKAINRAANANAKSKPRNNVARPVTRRKRAEEVMHLAVVACGNRLDETLAMVKSALLFSLKRITFHIFAEDPLAPQFKERLNQWPRSVSAKFQYRIYPITFSVGNADEWKKLFKPCAAQRLFLPVILKDVDSLLYVDTDVLFLRPMDDIWSLLKSFNSTQLAAMAPEHEVPKIGWYSRFARHPFYGVTGVNSGVMLMNLTRIRSTMFKNSMIPSGLSWEDILHPLYQKYKNHITWGDQDLLNIIFHYNPECLFIFPCQWNYRPDHCMYGSNCKGAEEEGVSILHGNRGVYHDDKQPAFKVVYDAIREFPFEDNMFQSLFYPIQTRFLDTVNTLCGRVPQVFLKQIEKTMRKVFEDKVVRHVRPHK, encoded by the exons ATGCGGATCCACTGCAAAGTAGTTGTGATCGCCGTGTGTTTCGGAGTTTTtctacttttgtactttttgggGGGCAACGCCGCGGACGATCCGCTGCTGAACGAAGTTGTAGAGGAGGGCAGCAACTCTTCCCGGTCGCCCCCTGAGCTCGGACGCGATGTTGCGGCGAAGTTGGCCAAGAAATCGTCCGCTCGAGTCGGCGGGCGTGCGGAGGAGCCTCTCAGGAGACGGAAAGAGGGCAAGGCGATCAATAGGGCGGCCAACGCGAATGCAAAGAG CAAACCGAGGAATAACGTGGCCAGACCTGTGACCAGGCGCAAACGGGCAGAAGAGGTCATGCACCTGGCCGTGGTGGCCTGTGGGAATCGTCTGGACGAGACCCTCGCCATGGTCAAGTCAGCCCTCCTGTTCAGCCTCAAGAGGATCACGTTTCACATTTTTGCCGAGGACCCTTTGGCCCCGCAGTTTAAAGAAAGA CTGAACCAGTGGCCTCGCTCCGTCTCCGCCAAGTTCCAGTACAGAATCTACCCAATCACCTTCTCTGTGGGGAACGCTGACGAGTGGAAGAAACTCTTCAAGCCCTGTGCTGCTCAGAGACTCTTCCTCCCC GTCATCCTGAAAGACGTGGACTCGTTACTCTACGTGGACACCGATGTGCTGTTCCTGCGGCCCATGGATGATATCTGGAGTCTCCTGAAGTCCTTCAACAGCACTCAACTGGCAGCAATGGCCCCAGAGCACGAGGTCCCAAAGATTGGCTGGTACAGCCGCTTTGCACGCCACCCTTTCTATGGAGTAACGGGGGTCAACTCTGGTGTCATGCTGATGAATCTCACAAGGATCCGCAGCACAATGTTCAAA AACAGTATGATCCCCAGTGGCCTGTCATGGGAGGATATTCTACATCCACTCTATCAGAAGTACAAGAACCACATCACCTGGGGAGACCAGGACCTTCTAAACATTATCTTCCACTACAACCCAG AGTGTCTCTTCATCTTTCCCTGCCAGTGGAACTACAGGCCGGATCACTGTATGTACGGGAGTAACTGTAAAGGCGCTGAAGAGGAGGGTGTGTCCATCCTCCATGGCAACCGTGGAGTGTATCATGATGACAAGCAGCCTGCGTTCAAAGTAGTCTATGATGCAATACGTGAA TTTCCCTTTGAGGACAACATGTTCCAGTCGCTGTTCTACCCCATCCAGACCAGGTTCCTGGACACAGTCAACACCCTGTGTGGACGGGTTCCTCAAGTCTTCCTCAAGCAGATAGAAAAGACCATGAGGAAGGTGTTTGAGGACAAAGTGGTCCGACATGTCAGACCGCACAAATAA